The genomic stretch ATCATTACTGCCCTCCCATCACCACAGCAACCGGCCTGCTTACATCCTCAGCAGTGCTTTTGTTTAGGCATTtattgactctctctctctctctctctgtatgtgtgtgtgtgtgtaaatgttggGTGCTTGTTGATGTTATGCATAttatacacacagcagagagtcaATGCCAGCTATCCACATGTCAATAAGAAGACAGTGCGGCCTTTGAGTGAATGAATAACCATAACATTCATTACTTTACATGCTATCACACAATCAACTTTATTAACACTTCTTTTTATCACCCTTGTCCCTCTTCCTCAAGTCCCACTAGGCTTTCAGTATTTCCCAGGACACAGTCACATGCTGCCCTCACTGACTGAAGGTTTAATAACGCTAAAAGGTTCACCGCCcccacacctctctctcctctcgcTCAGTAACCTTGCTCATTACTGAAATTATCAGGTCCGATCTAATACCCCACCTGTCGATGAGTCCAAGAAACAACACTGTGGCTGTCTGAGACATcttacagtttaaaaaaaaatcacgacTAAAACAAGAAAGTTATGAAGGCGCAAAACCACAACGGGAAGTTCTTGCTTGGTTTTGAGGTACTTTACCCAGGAGCCTTATATCTTGGAAATGAACAGGTTAAATATGTATAATTCATCAACAGAAAAACCCACAGAGTGCACTGATGTGTCTCTCATAGATGTATCATTTCTCAGTGTTGAATTATAAATGTTAAAGCAGGTTTTAAATCTGTGTAGCTGAAAGGATTGTACCCAGCCCTGTGGGGTGGATATACATATAGGTACAATGTATACTTCACAGCATGAAAGCAAACAATACATCCCATGTTACAGTAACACCACAGTGTGATGCTCAGACACTGTGTAAGTGCTCATTCAAAAAAAAGCTCATTTAACATATAATGATCATTGATCAGTGTTTTTTGTGGGTTAAGTACGCCATGTTTGATGTAAATGGTGATTGTGAACGCTTCCTCTGTCATGCTTTTATCATGATATAGACATTCTGTGGCAATAACTGGTAACTGCTGGTGTGaggtttgagctctgtgctctCTGCCAGAATGATAACTGGGATGGCTTTGTGCAGCTTTGCAGGAGGGTTATCACATATAATCAATTCATAATACTGCAAATGGAAGCAGGTCATTTCATCAGCGGGTCATAGCCTTAATCATCATTGTGTTGCCTGATTTTTAATctaatgtgtgtgatgtgatgtgtagttataaacacacaacacagccgAAATCACTGCATAATAATTTATTCACATATTATTTTTCACATactataatattattattattgctgcagttgtggCGCCTTTCAGGTATTCACTTTCAATATTCCCATAATGAAATTCTAGGTTCATATCTctttatatttttcttcttcatgcatGCTGAGTATTACATTTCACAGGAGCAggatgcaaataaataaaacagtctctttttttgttacatgtcaTAATCTATCCATTCTATTAATGCTTCAGTAACATGCCTTTTCAAAGTCCATAGCGGGAGAAACACTTCTTGGAACATATAGTCTCCATTAGAGGGTGAAGGCATAACAAATAGCACATTAATAATAGATATTGTTAAAGCTGGTAATCTATGATTAATCTTCATAACCACCCAAACCCCTGCGCCCCTCCCAAGTAAAGCCTAACTATACCGCATAGGGAAAAGGCTAAGTGTCATTATTACATTTCTCTTATGTACAGTAACTTTGAAATATGGCACCAAATCTGCTTGTGAAAAAAGCTTGAGGTTACACGTTAAAATATTTGTGAATACAATACTTTTCCTGtttaactgaaaaaaaagtctttatgTAATTCCATTTGTAAgcttcagacagcagcttcacacatTTCATGATCCAACGTAGAAACACTGGCAAACTTTTCTTGACTGCTTTCAGTGGGTTatgaaagtaaacagcatgCCTTGCAGGCTTTGGGAGCATTGCACTGCATCAACACAGTGTTGGAAAAGTAAATATATAACTCATCTTCAATGCACTCTGCTTCTCTATCTCTCTGAGCAAATCCTCCCAAATTTCAGTCTGATTGGCACCTAATGCAACAAAGAATATGAAGACAGttgcaagaaagaaaaaaaggctggtACGCTGATGACAAATACTGTCCAGTTGATTGTGTTGATCATTTTAGTGCTGatagtttctgtttgtttaaacgaatctgtttgttgtttataaGAAATACTATTATCTTCCTCTCAGACTAGTTTAGCATTCAATTTACTGACTTAAGTCAGAAGttggcttttttccccccacacacacatgcgtatGCATGCACACGCTTAAGCTCTTGCATATGCACATAATTGTAAAACGAGGGGATTACTTCTGACCTAGAGCAAAGGCAAAAGAGAAATTGAAAAAATGTACCCTCAGTCtatttttacagtattttaaTATTAGGCTATTTTTATTTGCTCAGTTTTATCTGTTGGGTTCTTCGAAGGCACCTAGTGTCACCTAGGCAGAGCAGGACTGGCATCATGTAAGCTTTAGGTGTAAGTTCTGTGACAGCAACACAGTTGCCTTTTTCAGGAAGGTGATTCTTCTCTGTTGAAGTGTCAAAATCTCTACTTAGTGAAGTATTGTTTCATTGTGACaacacagagtctgtgctcCTGAATAATAATGCAGTGGTGAGTTTTGTGCCCTACTAATCACGGGTCTGGGGCCAGGGGAAAGCTCTTCTCCAATGTTTAAAAGGTCCTCGAGCCCCCAGGCGGAGAAGCCTCTGTCAGACGTAGGCTGACTCACTAGACTGGGTCCTGCCCAGGTTTGGGGCCTGGGACAGGTGTGAAACATCCTTCTTGCGCACTTCACAGATAGACTTTCTTCGGGCCTGCACACCTCGGATGGCCGTCTTTATCTTCCTCCATCCGAGGTGGTTGAGCTCAGCCAGGTTGAGCAGCACGCATATGCCGCTTACTGCAAACATAAAGACCAGAAACACAGTCTTTTCTGTGGGGCGGGACACGTAACACTCCACCTCCTTCACGCACGGGTAGCGATCACACTCAAACATCCCAGGTACATTGAAACCATACAGAAAGTACTGGCCGGCTAAGAAGCCGATCTCCAGTGCATTGCGAAACACAACCTGGATAACGTAAAAACGGGAGATGCCTTCTTGCCGCCTCACTTTAGCACTCTTGTGTGTTGGTGGGAGACCCCTGGGTCCGTTAGGTATCTCCTTGACCTCCAAGCAGTCATGGTCCTCTTTACTGCTGTCGGGATGCaccaggatgccattgatgttGCGAGAGTGAAGCTTGCGAGCATGGTGGTCGTGATGGCGACCATGGTGACCATGACCGTGGTGATCCATGTAAGGGTGCAGGAGAGAGTAGCTTCGATCGCGTGCTTTAGCAGACTGGTGGACAGAATATGTGATGAAGCACAGGCTTGGTGTGCACACCAGGATGATCTGGAACACCCAGTAGCGGATGTGCGATATCGGGAAGGCCTTGTCATAGCAAGCCTGGTTGCAGCCGGGCTGCATGGTGTTGCAGATGAACATGGTTTGCTCATCTTCGTACACCTTCTCGCCCACTATGCCGACTATTAGGATACGGAAAATCACCACCACTGTCAGCAGGatcctgcagagagacagaaggagaggcaAAGTGCAGAAAGAGGGAATAATCAGTTAACAAGGAGCAAATGCACAGAGTCTGAGGAAATATGGGTGTGAGTATGGTTCTCTATCTAACCAGTGATTGGATTGTTGTTGCAATATGTTTCTTATATTGGATTTTCTGAAACTAAGGGTAGAGTGTGACATTTAATTCactttgtgtttaaaaaacatttcagatAAATAGAAAGAAAATTGCTTTTTTAAGCTAAGAGTCTGCTTAAGCCTGGAGTTTgcgtctgtgtgttcatgtgtgtgtgttgtttgcacATGTtatcactctgctgctgtgaaaaaaaaaaaacaattctgtgGGCTGGTGGAGCTATGCTCTAGATAGCATGCACGCATCAGGTCACTAATCATCATAAAAGAGGAGGGTTTTGTCAGAAGATGAAGGTTTCACACTCATCTTCACagagccaaaaaaaacacaaccgaTGGCAAATGCATGCTTATGACATTCAGTGTCCAATGTATTCATTCCATTTGTCATTGTATAATTAATGTTAAATTCCTGTGTATACTGGGGCCAACAAATGTCACAGTAAAATATCTATGAAACCTCACAATAAGACATTATTGTTAATTTCTGCTTGCTGCATATAAGGAGCATTTTCTAACACCTGTCAGGACTTCCCATCGCGCATCATTACTGCACTGCTGCAGCCTTAGAGAGCTGTGTCCTGGGATCAGAGAATCTGGAGAGCAGTGCAGCTGCTGTTCAGGAGCTCTGAGAGACTGGTGTGCTGTACTGCTATCTTCTGGTGGCGATCCAGCATGGGCACTGCGGAGGAGGACTGGGGCTTTAGGGCTGCACAGTCAGCTTTTTCTAATGAGTGAGGAAAGCCTGCGCATCATGGGGCTCCCTGGTATTTATGCCACAGTGCAGTGGATGTGTATGCTCCCTGCATAGAGGAGCCAATTACTTGACAGGTATAGATGGGAGAAGGCCCCTGGTGGGTTAGGAGTGGGGGTGAACAGGATAGTAGCATTTAGTATTTGTATCTGCACATGAAACGCtggtgttctgtttttttcatggTCAATCTGCATGTTAGTGAAAGGTAAGTATGTAGAAATGTAGTCACTGACCATGTAGTTGTTCAGGGGACATAATGGAGGTAAGGGATACAGCAGAAGAGCACGTGTTAGTGTGAAAAAAGACTTAAAATAGAGCAGTGTGCCGCTGCAGGACAGTTCCTGCTCCACCTGCGAACgcgtgtctgtgtatgtctttatgtgtgtgagatAGACAGAcgaggacacagagacaaagagggggagtcAGCCATGTGTGTGACTTGTGCAAAATGGCAAAAACGTCCAGCCGCCTGCGTGCAGAGCAGCTGCGAGTGTGTACGCTACACTGACTTTTAGTGTGTTTGAAAATGCAGGAGAATAAAGCTGCACCTTCAGTCTTCCAGAAGTTAAATGCAGGTCCTGCATGTAATTTACATAAATATATTCAGTCACTGTCTGATGCTTTGCAACGTGTGTGGCTTGACAGCAGTGGATTTGACTGAAGGCCTGATATTGATGGTTCTCTGCACCACAAGGAGTTATTTGACGCATACTGTTTATGGATGCAAATCTGTGGTTGACACTGCTCATTTATATGCAAATATTTGCTTAAGTAATATAGGATAAACGACTAACTCGTGTTAAGTGTCAGTGTGAGAACCAGCTGATTTAAAACTATGTAACAGGATGGAGGGTAGCtcacagcatgtctgcattCACGTGTTTCTATGAAGGTCTGGTTCTTCTCATCCCACTGATAATTACTACACCATAATAACATTAACTAAATGTCACTAAGTCTGCCTGCTGTTCATGTccctgtttacacacacacaagctcaaaGACTGGGCAGATCTTTTATAGTAGGAATATAACATTCATATTTCAATTTTCTCTATATTGTTTTAGTAACAAACAGTTTGAATCAGACTATTTATACATGACAAAAATGTATACTCAGTCAACTGGAAACAACACATTCTGGGACATCATCACCTGCTGTCTCATGCACACATATATACTTGATCTGAGGCTTATTATAGTGGCACCTgtcaatttaaaatatttaatataaagaCTCAAAAATACAACAGTAGTGATGACAGCTGTATGTAAACCAGTACATCCGTCTGTATGTAAAACTGCACCATGTGACCAAACAGAAATGGACACCACACTGTGCAGCTGTTTTCTAGTTCTAAAGGTGAGACGCTTCTACTAAATCTGCAGTGATAGCTTgtgttattgattgattgtccactATAATTACAACCAGTGTATTCTGGGTTAGACAAATCAATGGAAAATGTCATGAAAACAGTTCCAAGCATCCATTTAGTTTGTCGGCTTCCTGTTTCAACATGGCACAAAACAATTCTTGACCTCATCCCCCCTTTATTGAAAGCAAATGCAAATGGTTTTGGACCTTCTACTCTGTATATGTTGTGTTTTGAGTAGATGGACCACAGAAGGTTAGACACGTTGCCGTATCATGACATCACATGACATACCGAAAGTAATGATCGTGATTATTGCTAAGAAGGTTTCAATGATCTGTATGAATAATTGTCAACAGTTGTTTTAAGGCCGAATAAAACAGATCTGAATTCCTATATTTAACCCATCACCACCTAAAAGATAAAGCCTGTGATCTACATGTGGACTGATTAAGTGTACTATTAATAGATGACTGGATGGATGCCATGAACTGCGACACATATTATAGCAGTCTTCTTGGTGCAGCTTTGTTCCCCTAAAAACTTTCAGAATGAACCGCAtttttgtcattaaaaaaaatccatggcATGTATCGAGTactctgtgtggttgttttccagcttgtgtgtatttgtgcgtgcttgtgtatgtgtgtgtgttttctgctgctggataaCAGGATAATCAGCACAGGGCAGATTGCTGTATTAGCAGAAAGCAGCACACGGAGGTAATCTGCAAACATCAGTGTTTTAAGTTCTGCAGAGTAACTAGCCAATACTGTAAGTTAAAGCAGAAAGGGACAAGACAGCCCGGAGGCCTGAACCTGCAGAATATTCAATAACCATCATAAATGATGAAGAatgatgaagattttttttatagaaTTTAAAGTATCTTAAACGCAAGGGGCCGAATATAAAAATGAACTTACATGttcaaaatgaaaacacaaccacaacacGGTTTGTATTACGTGGGCCATTTAAACAAATGTTCCATAAATTCTGCAGACTACTTCAGGATCATCACACTGTGGGAGGCCAACAAACACTGTCCAGGAGAATTAACAGGATTTAAGAGAAAATAGATCCATCTGTGTTTCATCTGACGGCGCTCACAAAtgaaacttcttcttcttctaagaGTTCTCGAGTGTCTAGAAGGATGATGAAAAGAGGAAGTAAAGACCTGCTGCTTCATTACTGTGCTGCTCTTCAAACTGATCTGAGGTCAGCTGGTTGACCTGTAAGATTGTAGTGTAATAGCAGCTGATTGTCAGCTGGTGTGTCGGCTGGACAAGCTAGCTCTGTCTTTCCCTGAGGCTTAaatacacactctctctctcacatacatacacatgcatacatacattcattcatacagcagctgctgccgcCAACCTCCAGGGAGAACTGtatacaccaacacacacttgCTCTCAGACACAGATCGTGACTGTAATAAATCTTGCTTTACTGTATGCTGTATGTGAGTCAAGATGAATAAGGTTGTATATTTGCACATATTTATGAAGGATTGCAGTAATGTCTGTGGATAAAAATATTCTTCCCACCCATACGCTCTCAATAATAAGCTCCACTGATTGCTGATGGCAGCACATAATGAATAAAGACCTTACTGGGCTGAGAAATGAGGCAGCTTAATTATTAGAGTGCAGACATTTCTTTTCTCCCGCCCCTCATCACTGATCCTCACTTGAACTGCTTTAATAGTTTAAGGTGTTGCCCACGTATCAGGCTGACGTGCATGAGTGCCTGAGGAGTCGTTGTGATGAATGCAAGGCAAACTTCAGCTGAAACATATGAGTGTATAATGTAAGCGGTTTAAATAAATAGGATGATTTCTATATGATTTAACTTATTAAGGCTTTTTTTATCATATCTTCTCATATCTTACAATGCAAAATCAAcacatattaaaatgtaattacgTCAACTGTTCATTCAACACCTCAGAGGGAAATGACTTTCAGTAGGTTTTTCAGTGAGGGAAGAAACAGTGAGAGCTAATTAAGAGGAGACTTTACAGGCATCAGTGCCAATTATTCCCAGACTGACATCAACATCATCTCAGTCCTGACAACAAAGACTCCAATATCAGAATTATGTTTTTAATGCAGTTCCTGAAAGATTTCACATATAACTAAACCATAGCAATGCCTGAGCACgcacgatgatgatgatgatgatgatgcagcacATACCAGATGCAGCTTTCCTCCATCCCATTTGTCTTTATGTCATCTTAACTTATCTTTTCATCTCTCACTTCCATTCAAGCTAAAGCAGGCGAACATTATGCAGAAGTGTTTCTGTTGAAActaaaaagtttaaaatattCATACGTATGGTGTCAGCATTTCTCCTTTAGATCCAAACTGGCATATTCAGCTGATTTCATCaatatataaacacagcatATAGAAATCCCATCATGCTTCACTTCTCTGAATACTGAGCACTTGTTTCAATTGATTCTACACAACTGGCACAAATATAATACAGTATGTGATGTGAGAACGGGTTGTTATTGTTACATCTACAGTTAGAAAGTTCCCAGAATGCATCAGCTCTTTTGTCCCTATGCAGTATGGACGTACAGCAGGACAATTCATAGCTTCATCTGAATAGATCAATGTAAATTAATCATGTAATTTGTCATGCGTTAAAATTTGTTGTGGTTAATTAGAAGCACATGGGACTCACATGACTTTACCTCTCCAGTCATACTGACTGCCCCACTTGGCCAGCTTGTAGAAATAGATCTGACCGGACATGAACAATTAAATGTTTATAATGATAAACACTGCCACATATTAGAGTTTTTATTTCATACTGGATACACTGTGGGTTTATGTAAAGCACCCGGAGTCAATCCTATTGTAAAAGACTCTATACAAATTGGCTCTAAAAAAAACTTGAACTCATTGAATTGAAGACAAGCCTGCTAACTTTCTGGCAGGTTAATCGTGTttttgatgagctgctgtgttctgaaTTTCTGTGCAATATCACCTTTAATTCCACTTGCCACCTTTTTCTATATTTACACAGTTTAATCAAAGCTGTCTTTGAGCATGTTCTGTTCATAGAGGCATCATGATGATGATTCACTGTGATTGAAAATGTCTTTCTGAGTTACATTTTCATTTGAAGTACACTTGTAGAAATTTGTTATGAATAAGAATGTATGTTGTCacagtctgaatgtgtgtgttgtctgtcgGTGCATCAGGTGTGAGCAGAAATGGCTCCACCACTAATGAAATAAACAATCGTGGTGATTTCATCAGACCCTTCAATACACGCTTTTGTGTTCACTTGACTACAACAATAAATGGCTCCGATCATTAACATTAAGTGGTTTGGTATTTGATCACAACCTGTCTTGACCTCATTATGAAATTTTAccacacataaaaatataaatttcATTTAATatgcataaaataaaacattacacGCCTGgtaaagctcacacacacacaccactgatgTGTTGCTGAAATGAATAATTGCCTGTGCTGAATGAAAGCTGAGCTCAGCTTTACTGGCAAAATCCCCCTGTCAAACAGTATAATCAATAGCATTCAACATCAGGCGTTGCTGCACAAAGAAACTAATAACAACTCTGGAAGTGCAGGAAAACGCTTTGATTTGAAAGACAGTCccgctgtgtgctgcagaatgaTAGATTACTAATCCTGTCAAACACAGAGATATTGATGCAGCTGTTTTGCTTTGCAACACAATCATCTCTGACTTTATAGATTTTATCCTGGAAAATGACTATTAATGATACATGAGCTATATTCTGGTTTTTGCTATTAGACAGGACGATGCCCTCGATTTTACAGCGGAGCGTTCCTTCATCTCAGATTATTTTGGGAGATCTAGGATGCCCTTCTCAAAGTAGGATGCCTCCTTCTCATGGATATCCTGACCCACTTGAAAGCCATGAAAACTACAGGAGAGAAAAACTTTAGGGCAAAGAGGCCTGTCTGTATTCCAGCCATTCAAGTGCAAACAGCACTAAAGAGCAACAAGAGCATATTGTGTACACCACTTTGTCCACTGCATTAAATAGGTGGTCAACTCtgcatacatttttaatgtcttGACATCAGTTGCATTTGCAACAGGAGCCACATAAGGTTTATTAAGATTTTATGATTAATATTGCTGAAGTGGAAAGTGATAGACGATGAATAATAGATGGTTTCACTGTGTAATACACAAATGGATGCAGTGCATcaactttccttttttttaaatacctaTGACTCTTACTGAAGTGCAGCACATAAAATGTAATGTGACAtatataatgtgtttatttgctcAGACAGCAGAGTTTTTTTCCGTCTCCTATCAAAGCTGCTGTTCATTCAGCCACACCTGTATTGCTGTGTCTGCATTAGGTTAATTTTGCATGCGGTGTCTCTCAGAATCAACCTCACATTACTCTCAGATGAGTATGaaattaaaaaagtaaaaggTCTGATGTATTTTTAGCAAATCTCATCAAtgcagtgtttatttgtgtgtgtgtgtgtgtgtgcaggcggtTTTCTGAGCcagcctgagcagcagcagggtcagtcagcagctctgacacagATTTCAGTACTAAAGCTCTGCAGAGGGAAAACTTTTCTTCCGTCTTCTGTCTCCTTCTTCCACCCCTCCTCTTTGTgcccatcttttttttgttctgcctCTCCAGCTCCCATCATCCCCTCTCTATCCATCTGGCAAcctttattattttatcttCCTTAGATCACTCTAGTCCTCCATtatctctgcttcttttttttctttttttttgctctactTGTCTTTAGCGCTGACCTCACTACAGCAATGCAGTCTTTAGGCAAGATGCATCAACACACTGCTTTCTCTCCTTATACCTGCAAGGTATATGACTCTAACCAAAGGCTTCGTTCCCTCACGGTAGAAGGAATCTTTtctttctgacacacaaacatgcacacctGTGCTCCGCAGAAAAAAGGATATGTTTTACTATGTGAGcatattacattttacagtcgTTGCCTTTAAGTGgattgtgtttgaatgtgttctAAATATAGGAAGCAGCAATTACTATAGGATTTAGGAAGGTCCAGAGTCAGAGATGATAATGACAGAGATTTAGGCAGAGTAAACAAACTAAGATCTGTCTAGTTAGAATAAAGGTTGTTTCATGTAAAGGTGTTCCAATAGTGGGCTGATaagaaggaaaaataaataagagcTAAAACAGTAATAAAATATTATGTTAATATGGGATCTGTGCTTGTGCTGCAAAGTAATACGTTAGTGCAACCAGTTGCAGACTTCGATGTATTTATGTGAATACATTtataatatgtaatatgtaCATTTAATTATTAGGTGTACAAAGCTGTGAGACATATGAAACGACCACAAACATTATCAAGGCTGCTGGTGccatatatgtatacatatgtgTAATAAATACACGCacatttattttggacaacGACAGTCAGGCATGTAGAGCTCCGTATAATGTACAATCGACTAAAATTGTCCTTGGCAGATTATAACAAACTAATAACCTGTTTAAGGCTGTACTTTTACTACATGTGCAAATCTATATGAATCCCTGGTTCTGTTAAGACCTCTTAGTCATCTCCAGCTGCTCATCAAGAGCAGAATCTTCGTCTGTCCTAATGAAAGACTACACTGTACGTCATACTGAAGCTTCTGTTATCTAATGCTGACAGCTCCAGCATCATTATAACTGTCGATATACACATGAGGTTAATGCAGCCTTGACAATGATAACTTTAATGATTACAGTCAATGTTTATCCATGCACACACCGTACATCGCCCAGTTAGAAGTCAAGCTTGATATGGAAATCACAATACACAACATTAATCTCTGAATGAGTCATACTGTAATATGCAAGGCACCTGTGGTTAGTCAGAGGCACAGAAGCAACTCtccatttgtctgtctgtttcaaAGACCACAATTAAGCTAACCTATGCCACTGCGTAAAGTcggtctgtttttatttttagcacTGTTCTGTATTCCTGTGCTAATTGTCTGTCCTATGCCGGGGCATAGGTTAGCTTAAAACCTACAATTAAGGAACTGCTTAATTGTAGCTGGATTAGACAGTCTAGCTGTCTGGTAATAATATCTACATTCCCATGGtggcactaaaaaaaaaaagatgactgaCATGCAACCACGTTCCAAAGTTCGGATGCAGGGGAGACCTTTCAACCATTGGGAGACATCGCTGTTCTGTACTTTGGAACGGCATCCTTTGAACTGCAAGCGCACACATGCAGATTCTTCAGAATATAATGACACACAGGCTGAACATCCTATTTGTGATGCCATCTAGCAGTGGTTGCATGCTTCGGCCACACCCTGTGAAGTACAGGACTTCACAATGCACGCAAGTGCAACACTACATCACAGTTGGTTGTGTTCACAAGGGCAACGGGACAACACCTGACCACACCCAACTGGAGAGTTGGGTGTGGTCAGTAGTGCAACAGACTCGAATCTTTCAACCCATAGAGGTCAGTGCAACAAATTTGACTCCATATGTCATTTAGTGTGGAGTTGCTCATGAACAATCTAGGAGGCACCTTTAGAGCACAAAAACTGTGCCTGTGGTGAACAATTCTCCAACTTGCTGATACATCCAGAAACATCTTTCTTATCTTTAAATGTTAAGTGTCATATAGATTTCGTGaccatgcagacacatgctTAGGATTAGGAATCAAGTCGTTAATCTCTAGCCATTTTTTGTATCATCCCTGTGATTGCCTATTAATGTCTGATGTCTACAAGTGCATCTCTATAGATAAAAAGCCCACATCCAGACTACCACAGACTACTGCTACAAGCTAACACACGGCCTCTCTGTGCAAACTGAAGAACTCTCCAATCCAGGTTTAGATGGTCTACAAACAGGCAGCCCACTCTCTCTGAAAAATGTGTAACGGCTGCAAAGGTCCACTGCAACAAACATGATGTTTGACAGAAAACTTGAAATTCCTACTTTTTTGAGCATGAGATGTTAAGTAGAGTTAAATAAAACCCAAACCATCATCTTTTCTCTAACTTTGTTGTCTAACCTATACGAACTTAACTctggaaaaataaatgtgtgattCTTCATGGGACTTGACCTTTAGTCCCCTGGGTAAATGGCCTGTTTGACTCAATAGTGGGCCTTTGAatgcatgaaaaacaaaagaagaacaagacATCTTACAATTACAAAAGCTTTTATTGTAAAACTATATGTTGGGCTATATATATGGACCAGCAAAGCTATTACACATTCTTCTCTCAAGACTGAGCTGAAGCATTCTAACTAAACTGTACAAAACCATGTTGATGGATCAAATTCAGGGACCT from Parambassis ranga chromosome 14, fParRan2.1, whole genome shotgun sequence encodes the following:
- the LOC114446286 gene encoding gap junction delta-2 protein-like encodes the protein MGEWTILERLLEAAVQQHSTMIGRILLTVVVIFRILIVGIVGEKVYEDEQTMFICNTMQPGCNQACYDKAFPISHIRYWVFQIILVCTPSLCFITYSVHQSAKARDRSYSLLHPYMDHHGHGHHGRHHDHHARKLHSRNINGILVHPDSSKEDHDCLEVKEIPNGPRGLPPTHKSAKVRRQEGISRFYVIQVVFRNALEIGFLAGQYFLYGFNVPGMFECDRYPCVKEVECYVSRPTEKTVFLVFMFAVSGICVLLNLAELNHLGWRKIKTAIRGVQARRKSICEVRKKDVSHLSQAPNLGRTQSSESAYV